A single genomic interval of Pyrus communis chromosome 5, drPyrComm1.1, whole genome shotgun sequence harbors:
- the LOC137733482 gene encoding uncharacterized protein: protein MVKWVIALGEFDISYHPKLAEKGQAVADFIAEFTYLVDISLTPEAAASSPLETRKVEPTLPVWTLYVDGLSNQQGCGAGLVMTTPDKVAMEYVLRFKFKASNNEPEYEVLLAGLRLAKHLGVKQINIFSDSQLVVNQVTNNFDAKDNSMAAYLPQT from the coding sequence ATGGTCAAATGGGTCATAGCACTGGGAGAGTTTGACATCTCCTACCACCCAAAGTTAGCTGAAAAGGGCCAAGCAGTTGCAGATTTCATTGCGGAATTCACTTATCTCGTTGACATTTCTCTTACACCTGAGGCAGCGGCTTCATCACCCCTGGAAACTCGGAAGGTAGAACCAACACTCCCAGTATGGACTCTATATGTTGATGGCTTATCCAACCAACAGGGTTGTGGAGCAGGACTAGTCATGACTACCCCCGACAAAGTGGCAATGGAGTATGTTCTTCGCTTCAAATTCAAGGCGTCAAACAATGAACCCGAGTATGAGGTCCTTTTAGCAGGCTTACGTTTGGCCAAACACCTTggagttaaacaaattaatatcttcAGTGACTCCCAATTGGTGGTTAACCAGGTCACGAACAACTTTGACGCTAAGGATAACTCCATGGCAGCGTATCTTCCGCAAACGTAG